Within the Hevea brasiliensis isolate MT/VB/25A 57/8 chromosome 2, ASM3005281v1, whole genome shotgun sequence genome, the region CTGCTCAATTGTGCCTATGTAGCATAACAAGCTAGATGTCATTTTATCAGTAATCTAGTAATATACGTAATACAAGAAGTTACGAATCTTCAAATCATGATAGTTTTCATCTTCTTTAAGAATTTTCAGATGATTAGTTTTAGTTTTAGATGACTAACAGCAGTTCAAAATTAGTTTCAGGGTTTAACAATGGAGGAAGGATACCCTGATGAGCCAAGGAAAGATTTAAGAAGCCGAGGGCTGTGTCTGGTGCCATTATCTTGCATGTCTTACGTAACCGGCGATGGTGGAGGAGAAGGAGGAGGAGGCATCTGGCCACCGCCTAATTTTGGCGGAGGAACATAGGACTGTATTTTAAGCAAACACATTTAACTGTTGGgcaaacaagattaattagtaagtTCCTGCTTGTTTAAGCTCATGTTGATTAGGAATTTAAGGTTAAGTAATCTAGTTTGTTTTAATGGAGCAAGTTTGGTCATCCTGTAAAATGCAGGATAGACCAAATTTGATCCATTAACAATTCAGATAACATTCATATGTAATTTAATTAAGGAACCCTTTCACACTTTTTGTAAGCTAATTTTTTTTGGTTCCACCACATGCATTTtttagtaaattataatttatcctttTAGAGTGTTTGACTTAACTTATCAAAATCAACTTATAagctaatttaaatttattagataatttgaatttataagcatttaaaattttaaatcgtTACGTATTTGGTTAAAATGTTTATAAATGATTGATAAAcagttaatatattaaaaaaaataacatgtaagtacatttattattaaaatgactaaagATAATATTAAATgaagtttataataaaattttgagatttaaacGAGGTATAGTAAAATACTTAAAGGGtgtttagtttaatttacaaaaattagcttataagtatctaatatttataaattaatttcttataagttaatttaagcttctaagcatttaaaattttgagCAATTACATATTTGATCAAAGTATTTATAAGTAGTTGATGTGTTTGGTAAAAAAGAAACCTTAtaagcatatttattattaaaataactaaaaagaatattaaataagatttatgataaaattttaaaaattaaattaggataataaagtaaaatttttagtcaaattaacttataagtatAAAATCTATAAGCACGAAAATGAAAAATTAggttttcaactttttttttttaacctataAGTTTGCAAAATTTGTTGTAAATAAATACATCAGCTTATTTTTAGAGATTATAAGTTAGTTTGACCAGTTTATAAGTTAAGGCAAATACTCTTTTTATCAAACTAGCTTATAAGTATCAAAATAAAAAGTTGAGTCTTCCCACTTATTTTTTTTAagcttataaatttatatttaaagtttatAAGCTGGTTTTGATCCACTTATAAGTAAGACAACACCTTATATTTGTCAAaagttatatattattttttatttttaatttaaaataattatatctttcaaatttttatttcgcTAGCTACCCAATTTGGATATATTTTTCCATTAATGATTTACCAAAATCatgctaagaaaaaaaaaatacaaatatagAACTATAAAAAAAAGATTGATCATTTTTTCCTCATTTGTATCATTGAAATTttgccaatatatatatatatatatatatatttttttttctgctATTTTTTTAGTTTATATAGTACCTTGATATGACTAAAATCACactaagacaaaaaaaaaaaaaaaaaactaatatagAACTACAAAGAAAAGATAATTTTTTTCTCATTTGTATCATCGAAATTATGCTAAAAAATAtagatctaatttttttttttttttttaagtttatataTGGTTATATTCTTCTATTTGGTGTTAACTTGCATTACTTTATTATAATACTTCACACAGTAGAAGTAGAGAAAATTATTCTATGCAATTCTCATTCCAATAAGAATTACTCATAATAGGCTCTtataacaataaaattttaaacgtTATATTTTAAACGTTatattttaaacttatttaaacAGAGCTGATTATAGGTGTTCATGTCTTCATATAGAATATTaagttataattatttataaattttagggattaatttctaatttatcctatattattttttttatttttttttatcattttaactATATAGAGAATTTATTgattaatgaattaaattattttaaattgaaaataaataaatttaattattatttttgtaaatttCGTCATTCTATGGGCAAATTGTTAATTACTCCATTCTCATCATCGGCCCAACCCAACCGAGCTTTGGCATTATATACAGATTTTCTCCGCCAGTTTCCCCCCGTTTTCGGGTAAAAAGAGAACTAAACGACGACGGACTGGAGCGGATAATGTAAGCGCGATCGATGAAAACCTGCGTTTCTTTGTCCTCAAGTGGGCCCATCTTTGAACTAAATAACCCAGCAACCCTTCCTTTCCCTTCATAGTAATGCCTTTCCCAATAAAATTTCATAACACTTCTAGTCGCATATcacttattttaaaaattttaattacattataaaaaataatttatgcatgaaaaatattatttatttaaaaataaatatttttttattatttaattataatattatatatttatttttatattttaataagattattaaaattttaaaaataaaaaatattttttaaaaaacttatttttaaaaaaaaattacttaattttttccttgattgttaaaatattttctattaatttaaattttttttaatctcaaatgttaaaaaatatttttttagtaaaataaatagaatttcaTTTTTGAGTTCTCACTTTTCCAATTCTTTATAAAAAAATCTCATCATCTAAACAATAAATGATAGTATAATATCTTCAAGGCAATGCCCATAAAATTACCCATCAGAAAGCAACGTGCCAACCAATTGCCATTGTTTTGATTTCATGGCTTACTTGTCTTGCTTTtagaatttattattatattaatatttaatatgtacaattaaataattacaaaataaattataaataatataattataaaattaaaaaatacaagtaaataatataattatggaaaatattattcataattattttaatttaattaataatatcattataattattattttaataattattatattacataaagtttaaattattataataattgataatatatatatatatatattttttcggtggactatatatatttttttaataattcaattaattaaatttataaattgagtttaaattaataaataaattaaaaataaattataattaaaaaaatatttattttaatttataaattaattaaattaatttataataaattaaaaaaaaaattaaatggacTCAATTTTTTATAGTCACTATAAGTTCGtatgattataaattaattgaattaaatattttattatattacttttatttaatttttaaaattttattataaattttatttaatatattttttatttattttactaataaatataattataaatcgatatatatatatatatattaattacttataaatacttcaattaaatatataattatttaaaattttaaatatttataaatttaaattaatttaaataataaattttttataaattaatttttataaattaaaagaaacactATTTAAATTGATATAAACataataaaaactaaaaaaaaaaaactcactaCACCCTTAAAATCTGGCCGGCTTTTTGTCTACATCTGGAAAGAAGGCTTATCCACTATTATCATTGCCACGTGGCAGTCATCTGGGCTCATGGAATGATTTTTCGGCCATCGGACGTGATAATCTGTCGGCTAGCCAATTTTGACGTCACTCCGAGGAAAGTACACTATTTTCTGTTTATCCATTATCACTATATGACTTTTATACCCTTGTACCCTATACGAAATTACCAAAAACAAAAATTCTgactttttaaattatattatcaagtgtaaattataaaatacacttaaaatattaatatttcacTCAATAAAAATATAGACGAGTTATATTCATATAGaaaaatacatgttttaaataaaaatttaaatattttatattaaatatttttttaaataatattaacaataacttaaaaaaatttaaatttcaaaaaatatatagGTACAATGAATAAATTTACATaatgattatttaaaaaaatcaaaaattccTAAAATATAGATATAATGAATTGCTCTTAATAATTTAGTTTTGATTTCCAAACTTTTAAATAATTAAGGcttgataaaataaataattaaggcTTGATAAAATTAGAGCCGTTTAAAATTTCTTATACTTGAAATTCTCTGATTTTATGACTGTATATGAGAGTATTGTCAGTTTGAAAAGAATAAACTAAACTTATTTCagtctttaataataataataataataataataataataatgtgtgGAGTTGCTAAAAAACCCCATaagtaaaattattaattttggaAATGAAAAGGTATTAAGAGCCCAATGAGTAATTACTCACAATGCAAATAAACCGTCCATTGGGGGCTACAATTGTCATTTGAGGAGAACATCATAGACAATAAGGAAGCTGGAAATTCTATcgactctttttcttctctcagtGATGCATCTCCTCAAACCTTTCCTTTCCTAATTCTCTCTCTTATCTCTTCACTGCTGGCTGATCTCTCATTCCTCTTTTATCTGATCCTTTCTTGTCGGCTTCTTCAAGTCTCTCACGATCTTAACTGCTTACTCTCCAAGCCCTTTCGTTGCTTAATTCTCTATTTCACATCAATCGCGCACTGGAATCATTTGGGTTTTTTGCCTGTTACTTGCTGTGATCAGTGGTTTTTGTTGGAGTTTTGACGGTTCATCTTTGTGCAAGGTCAGGTTTTGGATTATGTTTCCGTCTTTGTGATCTTTGAGTTTTCCAGATGATAAGCTCTTACACTAAAATTTCACTATTGGGGATGATCATGATCCAGTGCTTTGTAGATAGAGACGACTGAATCTTCTTTGTTTGGTTACTGGGAAACATTATTCCATTCTTTATATTTTCAATTTggaattaattatgaaaataaatcaAGAGAAGCTCACGTGCCGTGTAATTCTATCGCACTTTCAATTTTGCTATAGACCTCTGTTATATAATTCTTACGTTTCTGTGTGTTGGTTTATGGattttcttaatttaattattgattgGATAGGACTTGTGAGGAGGTGAGATGGCGTCATTGCAAGGACCGGTTATTTGCCCTGCTGTGCGTGCAAAACAAGCAGGAATTTATACTCTGCCAGTGAATATTCCTTTGGTGAATGCTAGGCTTGTTAGAAATGGGTTATGGAGATTCAAGGAGATGGATGGTTACAAAACTAAAGTGAGTTTATTTTCTCCTCAACTAAATGCACAAGGGCGCTATACAGTACAGTGTTGTTTGAGTTCTTCCTCGAATGGTAATGGGAGCACAGCCGAGAActtcaatgaaaatgatgaagaTTATGTAAACTCTAGCATAGTTGAAGCTGGTATGTACATATAACAGCTGACTTATGGTTCTGCCCGTTGAATTCTATTGTCTATGCATACATTGGTGATCTATCGAGGATAGGGCACCTGCTTGTGAATGATCATTGCAGTTTCGAACTGTCATCAATTACTAATGCTTCCCATGATTTATCATATAGTTGAGGTGAAGAGCGGAGCAGATGGTTTCGTGATCAAAATGAGGGATGGGAGGCACTTACGATGTGTCCATAACAACCCTCAAGGCGGGCATCTGCCAGACTATGCACCTCATCCTGCAATTGTATTGAAGATGGAAGAtgggaccggtcttcttctcccTATAATTGTTTGTATGTGCATCTTAATGATTGTTTGCATTTACAAGTGTTTAGAATAAGTGTGCCGTCTTTCATGAAATTTTCTTTAGATTCATTTTGAAGATctgcgtttttttttttttttttaagtggagaTGCCCAGTGTGTTGCTCATGGCAGCTGTTCGCAATGTGCAAATAGTATGTTTATAATAGCCTTCTTTTTAATGTTAGAATCTTTATATTTTTGGACTAATAAAGTCGTCAAAGTTGAATTTAAGCAACTTCTTATTTGTGTATTGGTTTCCAGGCTAGACCAACTATGTATCAAGTGGTAAAGGAAATGATTGAGAAAATGGGCTATGAAGTAAGTTTGtgttcctttattttctttacttATTATGAATAAACATAATTTACTGAGAGGGTATAAAATGGTAGAGCATTTGCTTGAATAATCTAAAGCTTATGAACAATCTTGTTTTTGACATGGCAAATTACAACCTACAAGATAGAAATTTAGGAAAAAGATATGAAGCTTGTGTTCCCTTCTGCTGTTATGGTGAAGAATCCTTCTGGGTTGTACAGATGCCTTGCTTTGTAGAATCTTGATTGTGATCCTTGTCTTACCCTTTGCAGGTCAGACTTGTTAGAGTTACTAAGAGGGTGCATGAGGCATATTTTGCTCAGTTATACCTGACAAAAGTACTTAAGTCCTCGTTATTGAGTTGAATCTTTTGTGATGTTGTTGTCTCAAATTATGCAAGCATAAGATTTTACTGAAAATCTTGGTTGTTTCACAGTTGGGCAATGAGACGGAATGTGTCAGCTTTGACCTTCGTCCTTCAGATGCCATCAATATTGCAGTGAGATGCAAGGTACTTTGTGCATGTTGTCATTTGTAATTTTGTTTTTTTCTCCTTATAAGCTTTTTAAAAGGCCAACTACTTAATTGAGTTTTTCTGACTTTAGTTTTTCAATCTAGGGTTGTGTTATTTCATtttttgtagttttttttttccatgagttgaagtttgaatgctTTATATTAGTGGTTTACTGATCTGCAGTAGTGCATATTTTTCATATTCTGTGCAGGTACCAATTCAAGTCAACAAGCACCTGGCATACAGTGATGGAATGAGAGTCATTGAATCTGGAAAGCTAACACGGTCTCCAGCTTCAGATGGCTTATTATTTACTGAACTAGATCGGTTAGTCTTGAAATCCTTATAATTGTTTTTATTTcccttctttttattttatttgtttggaGGGGAATGGGGTTGAAGAGATGGAGAAAATTAAAACTGTTGTGGGATTTCTGTTGCAAGAGGTTTTCATTATCCAATAGCAGTTGAACCAGTTTGTTCTGTTCATGAAGTAGTGTCAATGATTAAGCTAAGTGGCTATGTTTCATAGTTTGGCTGGGAGATTAGACTTATGCATCTAAGATTTGAGAATATAACTGCTGTCAATTAAATGTCGTCTTGGACATGGAATATTCATTTGGATCTACCCAAATTCTGATAGATTCCAGAATgtaataaattgaaatttgggcTCAAATTCATAAACACTCTCATGGCCATTATGATTGAATTAATAATCACAACAAATGGAATTGATAATCTTATAAAGTGAATTAGTATATATCTACATGTTAACTTTGTTCCAAGAAAGAAGTGTTTGATTGGAATCAATATGTTTGCAGGCCCACTGGTCAGCCTTGTCTTGATACCAAGGAGTTTGATCTTGTTCGCAACATGGTTGCTGCCGTCATTGAAGAACGTTACCAAGATGCAGGTATGTTTTCTTTCAATCTGTTTTGCACATTTCTTTTCTATTTTGgaagttttgaattttgaatttggTGGGATTTTCTTTTGATGTTCCTTTTATGTTTTAAATAAAAAGCTTTTGACATTAATTGAACAATGCTGGTGGCCTTGTGTTGGGTGCCATCATTTTTTAAAATCAAGCCAAATTAGTTTGCTTATGGAACTGCAGAACACCGAAACCTCTGATGAATATCAACTCAATATTAGTTTGCTGTTTTTACAATGATATTATATGGATGGTCTGGTTAATATTTTTCCTTGGGAGTGCTTTACGTGCTACCGTTGGATCTTGCAATTCCCATATTCCTTACTTTGTgttcattttcattaataatttgcaTCTTTTACATTTTAATGATCTTCTTTTTCTGCAGCTCAATGGAGGGACAAGCTTGGTCAATTTAGGGCTAAAAGGAACTTGAGGAAATATACTTGACAGGTGAGAACATCAGTTCccttaattttaatgaaaattttggcAGACATGATTCAACTGAAGGAATTTAATAAAGGAGTATTTGTTCATGTTTCAGTTAATCCACGAGAAATTGTATATAGAAACCATTGTTGGAAGCTGATAAGGTCAGCTGCATACCGCAGCAACCAGTCATGTCCCTTTCCCGTTCTACCACTGTGAATGTAACAAGTTTGTGaatatatgtatatgtaaatttGCTCAAGACTTTTCTGCTTATTAGCTATTTAATTGCTTGAGGGATTCTTGCATTTTGCTTCTATGTGCTTGACGTCTGATATCTCTGCCAAAGCTCTTTTATGAAGTTTATGAAATCATTTCATAAAGCAGTAGAGAAATGTTTAAATGGTTAGCGGATGGAATAGAGATTTTAatattttcacttcatttttctCTTGAATTTGAAAGAAAATTGTAAggataattctttttttttttttttttttcatttttctctttaaaaatctttttaaaattattcttCCGATGCTTCTTTTTCCCACTCATTTAACACCCTCTGGAGATGGGCAGTGATTTGAGAACCAACTTTGAATTTCTGCATCAGCTGCCAAGTTTTTCTTTTTCTCCGGTTGTAAAGTCTCAATTGATGGCTTTGAAAAATTTGAGGCTGAAATTTTCATCTTTATCCAGAAATGTGTTAGGttatttatatatgtattttttttttttaaatttcaaaacaTAATTGAGGGAGGAAAGAAAATGTGAAGCATATTTTTTATTAGGAAAACCTACATTTGGTTCTTGATATTTGCCTTATGTTGTGTTTTTAGtgcttaaattttaaaaatttaattatttaatttttaaattttatattatattatattttaatttctaaatttaaaaaaagTAAATCATTTAGTTTATAGATTttgtattataataattttaacatataaaatattttaatttttaatgtaattattttatatattaaaattaaaaaaattaaataatttattttttaaaatgtggagattaaataattaattttttaaaatttaaggattaaaatataaataaaataaaatttaagaattaaattataaaatttcctttgtattattttttttccctcttatttaaatggaaggaattagaaaatcgtgaagaattaataattttatcttatatatatatttaaaaaacttaaataaaatgaataactttatttttttttataaagagtAATTTTTCttcctatttttttaattttttctttaaattaaagaaaaaaataataaaaaaaattgagtcTTATATTCCATCCATCCTTTATTTTTCCCctcttaattttttaaagttattaCATTCCACACATCCAAACAGGGTAAAATAATTATGACAATCCAAAGGATTTCACAAATTTGTTGAGGTATTGATCCTTCTCGCCGaataagaaaattgaaaaaaaaaaataaaataaaataaaactggaATTGTTTACTGCCGCTAATCCAAAAAGAAGAGTTAAAAAGTTAACCTGAAATAGTGAACTCACACTAGCCACTAGCTTGGAGATTAATCTAGCAAAATTCCCGCCAAGGGAACCTATGCGCGTAACCATTTGACTGCCACGTGGGTGTAGGACCCACCCAAATCACCAACCACTGGACAAGAAGAAAGATCTCAGCTGTTTTTCGGTACCGTCTGTCAGCATTTCCAAACCCTTCCCTCTCAAATTGCTTCAGCGACAATTACTACAATTTTCCATCGAAGCCACGTAAAtctccctccctctctctctctctctctctatattacAGCTCTCGTGTCCTCTACCAGCTGGAGCAGGATCTGTAGTCGACGAAAGATCTCTAGATATTGAAATTTGAATTCTGCGATGCGGGATCCGTGTTAGCAATACCATTCTTTGATCTATCGGTCGttaaattatcattttttatttattgtgaAACGATTGCTTTCTTTTCTGTAATCGAATTCGATCTTGAGAGCTGAACATCGATATGTCGGGAACGTTGGATCGCTTCGCGAGGCCTTGTAAGCGCCCCCTTCGTTGACTGATTCAATTCATCACCGAATCATTTTCTTTTCATCTTCTGTTTTTGTGGATTTTTAGGGTTTTAAATTTTCGGTTACTTGTTAGTATAGGGTTTGTTAAGCTTCCTGTTATTAATGGTAGTAAATAATGCAACCGAACCGAAAATTCTTGTTGCATTTTTGGCAATCTTAGTTCCAAAGTATATGGTGTATAAGTTAAGGTAATAATTCAAATTGCAGAAATCGGGAACTATATCATGTCTAATAATTCTTGGAAAAGGTAGTGAAGACTTGATTGGTAATTAATTTTGCAATAGCTTGATGGGGCTAATAAGATTCAATTCCTCATTTGTTTTTTCCATTCTACATTTTGACTTCCATTATAATCTTTCATCCATGTTCTGTAGGCTTTGAGGGCTTTTCCGGCCATGATGAAAGGAGAGAACGGAAATCAGATTTTGAAAACTCAGAGGATGACAGGAAGACTAGAATTGGGAATCTAAAGAGGAAAGCAATGAAGGCATCTAAAAAGATCAGACGTTCTCTCCATAAGAGGAAGAGTAAAAGTAGCGGGGAAGGGATTACTGCCGCAATTGAGGATGTTCGGGATGTTGAAGAGCTGCGGGCTGTAGATGCATTTAGACAGGCGCTCATTGCGGATGATTTGCTTCCTTCTAGACATGATGATTATCACATGTTGCTGAGGTGCTTTTCCTTCTCTTCCCAActttgtttgtgaatgaaaacacTAGTGCTTTTACATTTTTGCTTTCTTGATGTTTGTCTTTGAACTAGGTCACATTTGGGATTACAATTATGTTTCTAGTTGTTGATGCTTTTCTTTTTAGTTACTTGCTAGGCTCTACTACTTAATTGGGGCTAATGACTAAAAATCCAAACTTTTGGTATGTTTTTCAGTTGTACTTAGTACTCTAATCTGTGTGAAAAATAATAAACATTTCAGCAACATATGAGGTCTCAGCTATTTAATTGGGAGTAATAATAAAAAATCCAAACTTTTGGTTTGATGTTCAATTATAGTTAATATTCGATTTGTGTAAAAGCTTAATAAACATTTTGATCCAATATGGGAATAAGAGTATAAGACTCAAGTTGACCCCAACTAATTTGGGGTTAAGGcttagttgttgttgttgttgttgttgttgttgtattGGAAGAAGAGTCGACTTaggaattatatttattatagatGATTATCACATGTTGCTGAGGTGCTTTTCCTTCTCTTCCCAActttgtttgtgaatgaaaacacTAGTGCTTTTACATTTTTGCTTTCTTGATGTTTGTCTTTGAACTAGGTCACATTTGGGATTACAATTATGTTTCTAGTTGTTGATGCTTTTCTTTTTAGTTACTTGCTAGGCTCTACTACTTAATTGGGGCTAATGACTAAAAATCCAAACTTTTGGTATGTTTTTCAGTTGTACTTAGTACTCTAATCTGTGTGAAAAATAATAAACATTTCAGCAACATATGAGGTCTCAGCTATTTAATTGGGAGTAATAATAAAAAATCCAAACTTTTGGTTTGATGTTCAATTATAGTTAATATTCGATTTGTGTAAAAGCTTAATAAACATTTTGATCCAATATGGGAATAAGAGTATAAGACTCAAGTTGACCCCAACTAATTTGGGGTTAAGGcttagttgttgttgttgttgttgttgttgttgtattGGAAGAAGAGTCGACTTaggaattatatttattatagaatTGGGAAatttagatttttattatttaagaatTCTATTAGGTTAGTATTTTGTTATTTAAGAATTTTGTGTTGATTTGGGATTTctaattacttttttattttggGTTTTCTTGTTTAAGGATTTCTAATCCTAGTAGTAATAGATAGgactatttattttactataaATACATATGTTATCTAGGAATTTTTTTAGAGGAATTATTATGATTGTGAGTTGTGACTGAGAATTAATGAAAGAATGAGAATTTATTTCTTTAGAGAATGTGTTTCTCTACCTATAAGAACGTGATTCTCACCCTCAAAATCCCCATAACTCTACTGGTTTTACATCACATTTCAGCAATATGTGAGGTCAAATGCTTTCTCCATTCGTACCATAATAAACATAACAAGGTTGGCTAGATAACTCTTCAAGATGAAAAAATTTAGGCCCCAACACCCCCCACCCCCCTTTCAAAAATCCAAGTCATGTCTTTAGACTGTATTTGTATATTTGGTATGATACAACAAATCATCCTCTTCATGATTTCCCTGTTAAGGCTTCAATGTGACTTCAGCTATCATCTCTTGCCATTTTCTTTGTGAATTTTCATGTAGACTGTGCAAGAGTTCAAGTTGGATAATGTTGACAATGATAGTCTTACTGCTCATATTGGTTTTCCTGTCAATTAACAGAATCTAAATTTAGCTTCATGTgcagtgaattatttcatgtccAGACTTTACCCTTGTAATCTTTATTGTATTATACATGAGAATTGGGTTATTAAATTATGTTCACATTGAAATTGACGGCTTTCATTCTCATATGCAAATTAAAACAAGCTATACCTGCTTCAGCTTA harbors:
- the LOC110648590 gene encoding bifunctional nuclease 2 isoform X2; amino-acid sequence: MASLQGPVICPAVRAKQAGIYTLPVNIPLVNARLVRNGLWRFKEMDGYKTKVSLFSPQLNAQGRYTVQCCLSSSSNGNGSTAENFNENDEDYVNSSIVEAVEVKSGADGFVIKMRDGRHLRCVHNNPQGGHLPDYAPHPAIVLKMEDGTGLLLPIIVLEMPSVLLMAAVRNVQIARPTMYQVVKEMIEKMGYELGNETECVSFDLRPSDAINIAVRCKVPIQVNKHLAYSDGMRVIESGKLTRSPASDGLLFTELDRPTGQPCLDTKEFDLVRNMVAAVIEERYQDAAQWRDKLGQFRAKRNLRKYT
- the LOC110648590 gene encoding bifunctional nuclease 1 isoform X1 codes for the protein MASLQGPVICPAVRAKQAGIYTLPVNIPLVNARLVRNGLWRFKEMDGYKTKVSLFSPQLNAQGRYTVQCCLSSSSNGNGSTAENFNENDEDYVNSSIVEAVEVKSGADGFVIKMRDGRHLRCVHNNPQGGHLPDYAPHPAIVLKMEDGTGLLLPIIVLEMPSVLLMAAVRNVQIARPTMYQVVKEMIEKMGYEVRLVRVTKRVHEAYFAQLYLTKLGNETECVSFDLRPSDAINIAVRCKVPIQVNKHLAYSDGMRVIESGKLTRSPASDGLLFTELDRPTGQPCLDTKEFDLVRNMVAAVIEERYQDAAQWRDKLGQFRAKRNLRKYT